The following proteins come from a genomic window of Meles meles chromosome 1, mMelMel3.1 paternal haplotype, whole genome shotgun sequence:
- the FBXO43 gene encoding LOW QUALITY PROTEIN: F-box only protein 43 (The sequence of the model RefSeq protein was modified relative to this genomic sequence to represent the inferred CDS: inserted 2 bases in 1 codon): MKKPSLVEVKLRRAIQLLRVPYRTLLTLRVLPVWVQILTSKYNPPSPKPLSPKKLRTLKLPADYGCSSGLSQLPALAYDASSPRPFRPGRGRITRIVQKRFSLITEGRRKGGKREDETPSGETGSRPRPAGRGAAGRGAAEAEEGAARGGAARSGYSRRAVQTEGGKRSGPTRTWRGGCHSQASLGPRRRLLPGAPSADCLSPLPPGPAARSVRARLGLQVGGSGGAQVCVGFRAAPGPAPLCFPGAGTREVPGSRSLSRSPRSRGRPPPPPLGSVLRPGGGAEATPPVPPPAGPWEGPGGTNGTKGRPENPNLGRFLSSQTSWREQGQSERFSCLETHLTXTSKNSRLTDETEILKMSERRSSQACPGAGNEVDHPAINFEHASFRDVCSTSSFQDSGYNELLQPCNFDNTGKECFGKKEKGPTLIHEHPETSNLGLTHLLESPTQKKRFFFSRKENDKTPELCETPKVSGKKCLLRRRLDISFSLLKGDFESQNSSLESSINQVLNLEKNIPGSASSFPRQTSFSPLVTSTLKTEEATSSSQKLRLNFSQQKTSTVDDSKDDCSLFEVECISPIQGNSFKDSITHDLSDSSLFVNDENTYPKLLDSSASGTSYGTNENLCVTPVSSLVAKIKFNASQRLSSSAEVKGNISTPEDSGFNSLCLDKSEDSLSDQEGSFRELWKQKGTAKVEDTIKKSRHLRRLRRLSTLQEQSSQSETERDSDLEATPAAASDTSENQLSSNNEILSFKNLSKTPALQLVHELFMRNKRKRFQQNGPHEWLEEKDGGQIAILQCVLAGLIGKKMGIEKLDILTELKYRNLKHILAMVLGSLTAENLCSVWKVSRNWREIIVQDKKANRRRKFYISQLKAGSEGARVNVEDAATRLHLLNRSALRSVQAQAKIPGSQKGDVSTFSPWGEVLTPIASSSVTPLSSKQEEYVKVAKTLFIDEALKPCPRCQSPAKYQPYKKRGLCSRTACGFDFCVLCLCAYHGSEECSRGAAKPRTRKDALPGSAQSKRNLKRL, encoded by the exons GTTTTCACTGAtaacagaaggaagaagaaaa GGTGGGAAAAGGGAGGACGAGACCCCCTCCGGGGAAACGGGGTCCCGGCCGCGGCCTGCGGGTCGCGGGGCGGCCGGCAGGGGCGCCGCGGAGGCGGAGGAaggggcggcgcggggcggggcggcgcgtAGCGGTTACTCAAGGCGGGCAGTTCAAACCGAAGGAGGGAAACGCAGCGGCCCCACGCGAACGTGGCGTGGGGGTTGCCAtagccaggcatccctggggcCGAGGCGGCGGCTCCTGCCCGGCGCTCCCAGCGCCGACTGCCTGTCTCCCCTCCCGCCTGGCCCCGCGGCCCGGTCGGTGCGGGCGCGTCTCGGTCTCCAGGTGGGCGGGAGTGGGGGGGCCCAAGTGTGTGTGGGCTTTCGggcggccccgggcccggccccaCTTTGCTTTCCAGGTGCTGGGACTAGAGAGGTGCCCGGAAGCCGATCTCTTAGCCGCTCGCCCCGCTCCAggggacgccccccccccccgcctttggGTAGCGTTCTGCGTCCTGGAGGCGGTGCCGAGGCGACCCCCCCCGTTCCCCCGCCAGCTGGGCCTTGGGAAGGTCCAGGAGGGACTAACGGGACCAAAGGACGCCCTG AAAACCCGAATTTGGGAAGGTTCCTCAGTTCCCAGACTAGCTGGAGAGAACAGGG GCAAAGTGAAAGATTTTCTTGTTTGGAAACTCACCTAAC GACATCTAAGAACTCAAGACTTACTGATG AAACAGAGATTTTGAAGATGTCAGAGAGACGTTCAAGTCAAGCTTGCCCTGGAGCAGGAAATGAGGTGGACCATCCTGCTATCAATTTCGAACACGCCAGCTTCAGAGACGTTTGCTCCACATCTTCATTTCAAGACAGTGGCTACAATGAGTTGTTACAACCTTGCAACTTTGATAATACAGGTAAAGAatgttttggaaagaaagaaaaaggcccaACATTAATCCATGAACATCCTGAAACTTCAAATCTGGGCTTAACTCATCTGTTAGAATCTCCAACTCAaaagaagagatttttcttttctaggaaGGAGAATGATAAAACTCCAGAACTTTGTGAAACCCCTAAAGTcagtggaaaaaaatgtttactgcGTAGAAGGTTGGACATATCTTTTTCTCTCCTAAAGGGGGACTTTGAATCACAAAATAGTTCTCTAGAAAGTAGTATAAACCAAGTCCtcaacttagaaaaaaatattccaggCAGTGCTTCAAGTTTTCCAAGGCAAACCAGTTTTAGTCCTTTAGTTACTAGTACTTTGAAAACAGAAGAAGCAACTTCCAGCAGTCAAAAATTGAGACTTAATTTTTCTCAACAGAAGACTTCCACAGTTGATGATTCCAAAGATGACTGTAGCCTATTTGAGGTTGAATGTATATCTCCGATTCAGGGTAATAGTTTTAAAGACTCTATCACACATGACCTTAGTGATAGCAGTCTATTTGTTAATGATGAGAATACATATCCCAAACTTCTGGACTCCTCTGCTAGTGGAACATCTTATGGAACAAACGAGAACTTATGTGTGACTCCAGTAAGTAGTCTTGTAGCAAAGATTAAATTTAATGCAAGTCAAAGGCTCTCTTCTTCAGCTGAAGTGAAGGGCAATATTTCAACACCTGAAGACAGCGGTTTTAACTCACTTTGTTTGGATAAATCAGAAGATTCCCTCTCTGACCAGGAGGGTTCTTTTCGAGAActttggaaacaaaagggaacGGCCAAAGTGGAGGACACCATAAAAAAGTCAAGGCATCTTCGAAGGCTGAGAAGATTGTCCACGCTTCAGGAACAAAGCTCACAATCTGAGACAGAGAGGGACTCTGACTTGGAAGCAACACCAGCAGCTGCTTCAGACACCTCAGAGAATCAGCTGAGCAGTAACAATGAGATTTTAAGCTTTAAGAATTTATCAAAGACCCCAGCCCTGCAGTTAGTGCATGAGCTCTTcatgagaaacaaaagaaaaagattccaGCAAAATGGTCCTCATGAATGGTTAGAAGAGAAGGATGGGGGGCAAATAGCCATACTACAGTGTGTCCTTGCAGGACTGATTGGCAAGAAAATGGGTATAGAAAAACTGGACATCTTAACAGAactaaaatatagaaatttaaaacatatccTTGCTATGGTTTTAGGTTCCTTGACTGCAGAAAACCTATGcag TGTTTGGAAAGTGAGCAGAAATTGGCGTGAAATTATTGTTCAAGATAAAAAAGCAAATCGGAGGAGGAAATTTTATATCTCACAACTGAAAGCAGGTTCTGAG GGAGCTAGAGTAAATGTTGAGGATGCCGCCACTAGGCTCCATCTTTTAAATCGATCAGCTCTAAGATCCGTGCAAGCTCAGGCTAAGATACCAGGTTCTCAGAAAGGAGACGTTTCAACCTTTTCTCCTTGGGGAGAAGTTTTGACACCTATAGCAAGTTCTTCTGTTACCCCCTTAAGTAGTAAACAGGAAGAATATGTTAAG GTTGCCAAAACACTATTTATTGATGAAGCCTTAAAACCTTGCCCCAGGTGCCAATCCCCTGCTAAGTACCAGCCATATAAGAAAAGGGGACTGTGTAGCCGCACAGCCTGCGGTTTTGACTTTTGTGTGTTATGTTTGTGTGCTTATCATGGGTCTGAAGAATGTAGTAGAGGAGCAGCAAAGCCAAGAACTAGAAAAGATGCTCTTCCAGGAAGTGCCCAGAGTAAGCGGAATTTAAAACGCCTTTAA